The sequence AATATCCAGAACAACAACTCTTCGAAACTATGGCTGGCGATGATGTAGCTTTTGGGCCGCGTAATCTCGGGCTCAGCCAGGAACTGATCCGTCAAAGTGTGAGGGAGGCGATGGAGCTGGTGGGATTAAACTTCGAGCAGTTCAAAGACCGCTATACCTTCTCTCTCAGCAGTGGTGAGATGCGCCGCCTGGCTATCGCTGGGGTCCTTGCTCTTCAACCAGAGGTGCTGGTTATGGATGAACCGACGATGGGTCTTGACCCACAAGGACGGAATCAGCTACTGACGATGGTCAAGTCTTTCCAGAGGGAGCGTGGGATTACGGTCATCCTGGTCTCTCATGATATGGAAGAGGTGGCCGAGCTGGTTGACCACATCTACGTTATCGTCGAGGGGCGTACGGTCCTGCATGGCCCACCGCGCCAGGTCTTCTCCCAGGCGAGAAGGCTGCGTTCCTGGGGATTAACCATCCCCCAGGTCACAGCTGTATTTCAAGAACTACGAAGCCGTGGTGAACCGGTACGAACTGACATCATAACCATAGACGAGGCGGAAAGGGAGATATGGAGAATTTTGAATTCCTGCGGAACGTCACCATAGGACAATACCTACCAGGGCATTCGTTGATCCACCGTCTGGATCCCAGGACAAAGATCTTAGGGACGATCCTGTTAATCGGTATAATCACCTTCAGTGGTTCCTATACAGGTAACGTCATCCTGCTCGCTACTATCCTCGCCCTGTTGTTCATCTCTGGCGTATCAGTTAGTTACGCACTTCAGGGATTGCGTCCGGCCCTGCCATTCATTATCGTTTTAGCTACACTCCAGCTCCTTTTTTACGGCAACTACCCAGCACCAAGCGACCAGGCGCAAACGCTGTGGCACTGGAGCATTGTTCACATAACCTCAACCAGTATTCAAATAGCCGTGGTCTCCCTGTTCAGATTATCAGAGCTGTTCTTGCTCATCAGCTTGCTCACCTTTACAACAACCGCCACCGAACTCACCTATGGGGTGGAGAGCTTACTGCGCCCCTTCACTCGCCTCGGCTTCCCAGCCCATGAGTTGGCTATGATCATTACCATCGCCCTTCGTTTCGTGCCTACTCTAGCGGAAGAACTGGAGAGAATTATGAAAGCCCAAGCCTCACGAGGAGCCGACTTCTCCCCAAAAGGCCAACTTCGCTTCGTAAAACAAACAAAACAAATGATCCCCCTGCTGATTCCTTTATTCATCAATGCCTTCCGCCGGGCCGAAGAATTAATCGTGGCCATGGAAGCGCGTTGTTACGCCGGTGGAAGGGGTAGAACTAATCTAAAACATCTTCAAGCATCAAGGTTGGATTATTGGGCTATCCTTGGCCTGGGCCTCTACGCCCTGGCCATGGGTATATATAAATTTTCTTGGTAAGGAGGAAAAGTGATGACTCTGACCGTCAGGAGAATCGTTGTCGCTGGCATTTTGGCCGGCATCGTCATCCTGCTGGGATCCACCCAATGGGGGTTCATCCCTGTCCCTACCCCGGCTCAACGGGCCACAATCCTGCATATACCGGCCATCATTGGTGGCATTATGGAAGGGTGGCTGGTAGGGGCCATTATTGGCACTATCTTCGGCATCTTCAGCTTCCTGACCTCTCCCAACCCTATATTTAAAGACCCCTTTGTATCAATCTTACCTCGCATTTTCATTGGGATCACAGCCTATCTTGCTTACGCTCCGCTGCGCCGCTTGAATCAACCGCTGGCCCTGGGCGTAGCGGCAGCTGTGGGGACGCTCACGAACACTATCCTGGTCCTGACCATGGCCGTGGTGCGTGGCTATATGCCCCCTTCCGTCGCCCTGGCCGTCGGTATAACTCACGGTATACCTGAGGTGGTTGTAGCTATCATCGTCGTCGTGGCTGTGGGGCTGGCCTTGATGGGAGTAGAACTAGGCACCCGTCGGTCCCGGTTATAAGAGGGGCTCGCAAGATTGTCAGGCCTCCACCCTAATGCTAGAATACTCTGGCGTCAAGGAGGGTGGAGGCCGTGGCCAGTCTCACTATCGGACATACGTTGCGGGGGAAGGGCCATTCTATAGCCCTTCTCGGCATATTGATCCTGGCGGCCGCCTTCCGCTACTTTGGGGTCAACTGGGATCAGTCGCAGCATATGCATCCCGATGAGCGCCAAATTACGATGGTAGCGCTGAATCTGTCGCTGCCGTGGCCACCGAATTGGAGCAACCTGGTTGACCCGCATCTCAGTACGCTTAACCCCCACTTCTTCGCTTATGGATCGTTCCCTATTTATTTGCTGCGCCTCATCGCCCTCATCGCTTCCCTGGCCAATCCGAATCTCGATAGCTATAACTATTTGAACCTTGTAGGACGTTTCATCTCAGCCTCCTTTGATCTGGGGATCATCCTCGTCTCCTACCGCCTGGCCACCATAGTGTACGGTAGAAGTGTAGCTTTACTCTCGGCAGCCTTCATCGCCCTCACCGTTTTCCATATCCAGGCCGCTCATTTCTACGCGGTTGATACCCTACTCACCTTCTTTGTTCTCCTCTCCTTGCTTGCTGCTTTACACGTGTTGCGACGTCCAACTATATCGAACTCCATTTTTGCCGGCAGCAGCGTAGGATTAGCCTTGGCCTGTAAGGTGAGCGCCTTGCCGATTATAGTGCCACTGGTTGGAGCCTTTTTATTAGCGTCACCACCCCAGCACGCTGAAGACCTCTCACAGAGGAGGCCCTCTCTTCCTTATTTGTGGCATAAGATAGCCCTCTTGTCCTTAGCCCTCACCTCAACCGTGGTCGTCTTCTTCATCACGCAACCATATGCCCTTCTCGATTGGACTAGTTATCTCTCTGATGTAATCTACCAGAACAATATGGTGAGAGGCATCATCGACTTACCCTACACACGACAATATGTGGGCACCATATCTTATCTATATTTCTTGACAAACCTTACCATATGGGGTATGGGGCCGCTGCTTGGATCAGTGGCGGTGGCTGGAACCATACTGGTGATCGTCAGAGGACTTCGCCAACCACGGCAGGAGGAGTGGCTACTGCTGGCTTGGGTAATCCCCTATTTCCTGATCACCGGCAGCTTCTACGCCAAGTTTATGCGTTATCTACTGCCCATCATGCCCCTGCTTTCCATTTACGGCGCCGCTGCTTTACTCTGGTTGCGAGACAGGCTAAAGCGACAGAATCCACCACTGATGCTAATGGTTAATGCATTCATAGCCAGCGTCGTTTTGGCCTCACTGTTTTATAGCCTCGCTTTTGTCAGCATCTACAGCCGTCCCTTGACCCGGGTAACTGCCTCCCGCTGGATATATGAACATATACCCCCGGGATCGATCCTTTCCTACGAACATTGGGATGATCGTTTGCCTTTCGATCTTGTAGTTGATGGGAAACATAGAGCGTCGAACGAATATAAATTCCTGGAAATGCCTCTTTACGAGAAGGACGATCAGGCTAAGTTGTATCTCATCATCCGCAATTTGGGCCAGAGCGATTATATCGTGTTTTCAAGTAACCGGCTGTATGGCTCGATACCAAAGTCCCCAGAACGCTATCCACTTACGACTCGTTTCTATGAGTTGCTCTTTGATGAGAAGCTTGGTTATCACCTCAAGAAGGTATTCACTTCGTATCCGGGGCTGTTCGGCCTCCAGCTTGTAGACGATTGGGCAGATGAGAGCTTCACTGTCTATGATCATCCAAAGGTATTAATTTTTGAGAGAACTAAGATGTTATCTGATGAGGAGTTGCGTGAAGCGTTCGCGCCTGTCCTGATGAAGATGGATGCAGAGCTCTCCGGAAAGAAGCAGGGGCTGTTATTAACACCTGCTCAACTGAAAACCATCTCTACGGGTGGAACTTATTACAAAATCTTCGACCGGAATGGACTGGAGAATAAGCTGCCCATACTTATCTGGGCGGTGATGATCGAGGTTATCGGTGTGGCCATGCTGCCTCTAGCTCTGGCTGTCTTCCCCAACTTATCGGATGGTGGTTATCCCTTCACCAAAACGATCGGTCTCCTTATCCTCTCCTGGCTGACCTGGATAAGCGTTAGCCTTGGGGTATGGCCAAATACTAGAGGGACGGTATTCGCCATATTCATAATTCTAACGATAACCGGCGGCTGTCTTGGTTATATGAGGCGACAAGCGCTCATCTCTTTTTGGCGCACAAAGCGAGGATTAATTCTCGGGTACGAGGCCATCTTCTGGATAGCCTTTTCCCTGTTCGTTCTTATCCGTCTGGCCAACCCCGATCTCTGGCACCCCTACCGCGGTGGGGAAAAGCCGATGGATCTGGCTTATCTTATAGCGACGATCAAGAGTGCCTCTTTCCCTCCCTACGATCCCTGGTTTGCTGGCGGCTATATGAACTACTACTACTTTGGGCAGATCATCGTCGCCACTCTCATCAAGCTATCAGGTATCATCCCCACCACAGCCTTTAATTTGGTCATACCCACCCTTTTTGCCCTAACATTTAGTGGGACTTTTTCGCTTGGCTATAATATCAGTGCAGGTTGGATCAGGGCTGGCAGGATACCCACCTTTCTCAGTGGACTTGCCGCCGCCATCTTCGCTACCAGCATAGGCAACCTGGGCGGTGCCCTCCAAATCATCGCTCAAGTAGCCCATCTTGGTGGAGGACATGGCGGGGAGCCACTCAGTGCAATGGTGAATCACGTCCTGATCGGTGCCTGGCGACTCCTCAGCGGAGTAGTGCCCTTCTCCATCCCTCCTGATTGGTACTGGGTTAGCAGTCGCATCTATCCTGGGGCAACAGTAAATGAGTTTCCCCTTTTTACCTTTCTTTTTGCTGATCTCCATGCCCATCTGATTGCCTTGCCCTTCACAATCCTCCTCCTGGGACTGGTCCTCAATCTCGTCAAGGGATGCACAAGGGGGTCGGCTACATCGGCACAACGAGCTTCCATTTCAATCATATCTGGGCAACTGCCTCTCTTGGGAATCTTGAGCCTAACTTTAGGGGGTCTCTTCATCACCAACTCCTGGGATTTCCCCACTTATCTGCTCATCAGCGGCGTGGGCCTTCTTACCTGCTGGTTCGCAGGAGCCAGAGGTGGCCTGCGCAGCCTGAGCGTGATTACTGCTCAAATAGGGGCCATCACTTTGGGCAGTGTCTTACTCTACTGGCCATTCCATCGCAGTTACCAGCAATTCTACTTCGGGCTCACGCGCTGGAATGAACCCACCGATCCACGGCTCTACCTCGTTATTCATGGTCTTTTCCTCTTCATCATCGGCAGCTATTTATTGCTGAGGTTGGCCTTAAATTCAGTGTCCAGAAAGACTATACCTGTTTGGGAAATTGTTTTAGCCAGCGTTGTGGCCGTGCCCCTGGTTCTTCTGCAGCAGACTTTGATCGGGCTATTATCCTTCTTGCTCATTCTGACTCTTATTTTGGCCGTGCAGCGCAATAAGCCTGAGGAACAATTCGTACTGATAATGATCGGAACTGGGCTCGTGCTCAGCATCTTTTGTGAACTGTATGCCATCAAGGGTGACATCGGGAGGATGAACACCGTCTTTAAGCTCTACCTACAGGTATGGATACTATGGGCCGTGGCCAGTGGTGCCTGCGTGATGTTTTTGTTCCGGGCTCTCCCCCACTCCTTCTCCTTGCGCCTCCCCTGGTTCGTCGGATTGGGGATTCTTCTCCTCGCCAGTCTTGTCTATCCACCGCTCGGCACCTGGTCCCGCTTGCATGACCGCTTCAATACAGCTATCGGATTGACCCTGGATGGCACGGTGTTCATGCGCCACGCTGTTTATCACGATGAGAGAGGGACGATGTGCCTGCATCGCGACCTGGAAGCCATCACCTGGATTCAGGATCATATTTCTGGCACCCCGGTCATTCTGGAAGGACACACCCCTGTGTACCGCTGGGGTGGGCGTGTCTCTATATATACGGGCTTACCGACGGTGCTTGGTTGGGATTGGCATCAGAGACAGCAACGCTGGGGTTACCAATGGATGATCGATGAGCGCCTGCAGGATATTCAGACCATGTACTCAAGTATCTCACCGGAACAAACGCTGCCCTTGCTTGATAAATACGATATCCATTACATTTATGTGGGTGATCTGGAGAGAAACTATTATCCGCAGGCTGGGCTACGTAAGTTTGATCTGATGGTAGGCAAACAACTGGACCTGGTCTATAATCGAGATGGAGTCAAGATTTATAAGGTTAGGGATCGGGATTGGCGCTGATGGCCGATTGGGAAGGGATTGGCATCTGGTTTCTCACCGTCCAGTTTGTCGGACTGGCTGTTTTACCTCTCTCCTTAAGGCTTTTTCGCAATCTACCCGATAAGGGCTACACCTTAGCCAAACCGCTGGGGATACTCCTCTCAGCATACATCTTATGGTTGGGAGCCACCTTCGGTATCCTGGATAATACCCGGCGAACTATCATCTTTCTGGTCATCGCCATTGGGCTCGTCTGCTGGTGGCCAGCGGTGACTCGTAGGGAACTAATTACATTTTGGTCAAACAGGCGCTGGATCATCGCTAGTACAGAAATCCTGTTCTTCATAGCCTTAGTAGGCTGGGCGATGATTCGTTCCTTCGATCCGGCAATAGCGGCCACCGAGAAGCCGATGGAGTTTACCTATCTGAACGCTATCCTCAGAAGTGAACGTTTCCCTCCCCACGATCCCTGGCTTTCTGGTCACCCCATTAGCTACTATTACTTTGGTTATGTGATGATGGCCATGCTCACCAGGCTTGCCTCCATACCATCAAGCGTCTCCTTCAACCTCTCCATCGCTCTTCTCTTTGCCTTAACAGTCGGTGGGTCTTTCTCATTAGCCTACAACCTGGCGAGGGCTTTCAAAGAGGATAGAGGCGCTCAAAACGATGTGGGGGACAATTCTCTAGGACCTATTGGTTGCGGGCTATTGGCTGCCCTGTTTGTGGCCATCTTGGGCAATCTGGAGGGAGTCGTCGAAATACTGAACTCCCACGGATGGCTCTCCCTCGAAGCGTGGCGTTGGCTACAGATCAAGGACCTCCCCCGACCATACATCAGCGCCTCCTGGCTGCCCTCGGACTGGCTCTGGTGGTGGCGTGCCTCCCGTGTCATAGGCACTTTTGATCCAGTGAGCGGCATCAGCTATGACTACACCATCAATGAGTCCCCCTTTTTCAGCTTTTTGTTAGGCGACCTCCATCCGCATGTCCTATCTTTACCCTTCACTCTGATGGGCATCAGTCTGGCCTTTAATCTATACCGCTCAAGAGGTGAGGTGACGCTAGCCGGGTTGTGCCACCAATCGCTGGCTCTGTTCCTTATCGCCCTCTGCCTGGGTGGGCTTGCCTTTTTGAACACCTGGGACTTACCCACCTATCTCTTCCTCATAACTTTATCCTTCGTTGCTCTTCAATATAGACAGCAACGCCGATTTGACCGCACTCTGGTTAAGAACAGCCTCATCTTCGGTGCTATCCTACTTCTCCTGAGCATCGTTCTATACACACTATTCTACTTCACCTTTCAATCACAGGCGTCTGGCATAGGTATCGTCGGGATACATACCAAGCTGCGGCACTTCCTGCTCTTTTGGGGACCATTGCTCCTTCCAGCGCTTTCCTTCTTGGTCATAAATTGGTGTCAACGTCTATTCGGCTTGGCCAAATCGGAGGAGATGGGAATTAAGCGGGGGATGACCTTGTCTACCCTCGGACATTCACCTCTTGAGAGTCGATCTATATTATTCTGGGGCAGCACTGCCTTGATAGTGCTGCTTCTGATTCTCCTTGGCGCTCCCGTTTTAGGGGTGATCTATCCATTGCTGATCGGCACAATTAACCTCACAATACGCCTATGGAATACTCGCCAGAGCGATCCCTCAACGGGCATCACCCCGTTGGGCAACGTTGATGGGCAGGTTGTCATACGTCCAATGGGCAATGGTCCTGACGAGGGGGGACGATCGCTACCAGCTACCGGTTTTGTCTTGCTCATGCTGGGCACCGGAATGCTCCTCATCTTTGGCTGTGAACTGCTCTTCGTGCGGGATCTCTTTGGCAACCGGATGAATACCGTCTTTAAGCTTTACTACCAGTCCTGGCTACTGCTGGCGATCGTTGCTGCCTTCGCTCTATACCAACTTTCAACCCTAATACACATATCCCTTCATTTAGCCAAAAGATTAGCGGTGCTCCTATTGCTGGCCTTGAACCTCATCGTGCTGATGGCCGGCTTCGTCTATCCACTGGCAGCTACCATTTCCAAGTCCAACGGCTTCCTTGGCCATCCTACCCTGGACGGGCTTTCCTACTTGGCCCAGACGCAACCAGAGGAGTACCAGGCCATCACCTGGCTGAACGATCATATTAGCGGCGCCCCAGTCATTCTGGAGGCTGCCGGCCCATCGTTTAGTCTTTACGCTCGTGTCTCGGCCAATACAGGACTACCAACGGTGCTCGGTTGGGAATTCCATGAGGCTCAATGGCGCGGATCGCTGGCCGAGGTGACCAGCCGCAAGAGCGATGTCGAGACGATTTACCGAACTATGGATCAGGCGCTGGCCAAGACGCTTCTAAAGAAGTACAACGTTAAGTACGTCTATGTCGGGCAGCTGGAACGCCAGACCTATGCGTCAGCCGGCCCTAGAGCACTGGAGAAATTCGATGCTTTTATGGACATAGTTTACAAGAATCCAGCCGTGACTATTTACCACGTCAAGGATGACCACGAATGACTGAAGAGAGCACCTTACCTAAGCGAGTACAGCTTGATCTCAGTCTGGAGATGGTATTCTATCTAGTCATCCTTTCTATGGCCGCCTTGCTACGATTCTGGGGGCTTGGTTCCTGGCCCCTGAGTCCAACAGAAGGAGACCTATCCTTCCAAGCGTGGTCTCTATATCGTGGACATGCGGCCCTTATGGAGCGATCGCCACTTCTAATTTACGCCCAGGCCCTAATTTTCTTCCTTTTTGGAGCGAACGATGCCAGTGCCCGTGTGGGAACAGCCATGGCCGGTACGGCTCTGGTAATGCTGCCTTATTTATGGCGTGACTACCTGGGCAGAGTGGGGGCCTTGCTTGCTTCCCTACTTATGGCTCTATCGCCCATATCCCTCTATTACTCTCGCCAAGCTGTGCCAGAGGTTCTGGCCGCCTTTCTCACCTTACTCCTGGTCATCTGTCTATCTCGTTACCTTCGAGATAAGACCTCACAATGGCTTTGGTTAAGCGCCATAGCTGCTGGGTCACTTGTGGCGGTAGGCCCCTCAGGCTACAACAGCCTTATCGTTCTGGTCGTTTCTGGAATTGGACTTTGGGCATCGGCTCGCCTTCCCTGGATGAAGACAGCCCGGACAGGTACCGCTAGTCTTTTGGAAAGTGCCATACCTCTGACCAGAGAGCAGGCTAGCAAATGGCTTCTCCTGAGCGGTGGATCATTATGCCTGGTAATCACTGGGGGCTTATCAAATCTTCACGGGGTACAGGAAGGGCTGATCGATCCCTTGGGCACCTGGCTTGTTTCAATCAGTTCAGGAAACTTTTTCTCTCTTCAACCAGTCGCCCTGTTAGCCTTGTTAGGCTATGAAACTTTGGCTTCGGTCTTCGGGGGTGCGACTATTATATGGCGATCTAGCCGTGATCTCCTTCTCGCCTTCCTCGTTTGGTGGACAGTTACTAGCTTCATCCTGATGTTAGCCTTTGGGCAGGTCAGCCTTCTCTTCCTAGTGTTACTACCTCTATTGCTCCTGGCATCGGTGACCCTGAGCCGCTTAATCTCCGAGCTCAGACCCTATCTAGTGCTCTCAAGGGTTGCCTTGTTCCTGCTCCTGCTTCTACCACCGCTATTATTGGTATGGTTCGCCCTGAACCATTTCACCTTACCCGGACAAAGGCTCGGCTGGGAAATCATCCTCGCCATATTAGGTTTGTTGATGGCCGCGATCGGACTGGCCTGGTGGTGGTTCAAGGAAGAAATAGTGCCACTCGGTGGATTACTGTTGTTTGGTCTCCTGTTCACCCTGCATATCCATCACTCCCTCGGTCTCAACACCCAACCAACTGCGGCAACAAGCACCCTTTTGACTAGACGGGTGACGTCCCAGGATGTCAGAGCCCTCACAAGGCAGACGGATGATGTCCTTGCGGCGGCACCAGCAGGCATGGCCGTCTCAATTATCGTGGACACAACTTATAAGGAACCCTTGCAATGGTATTTACGCGATTACAAAGGGGTCATCTTCGCCACAAAGCCTGTAGGGGACAAGGCTTATGTTATCATTGTGCCCGCTGGCGTCGGTTCGCCCCAAGGCCACTATTGGGGGCAACAATATCAGTTGAGCGAATCCCAGAAGATATCATCTCTGGAATTTAGGCGCTTATGGCGCTGGTGGATGTATCAGGAGCCACTCTGGCCGGAAAAATATGACAATGTCGTCCTTTGGGTAAAAGTATAGGAATCAAAGAGCGTCGTTGGGGGTTTGTAATAAAGTATGGCTAAACAGGCGCCGCGCACCACGCTCAAGGATAGCATTTTAGATAGACGAGCCTTGCCGCTCATACCCTGGAGTTGGGAAACTTTTCTTTATGTGGCCATTTTGCTCCTAGCTGCCATCGTGCGCTTTTGGGATCTTGGCTCGCGAGTATTGCATCACGATGAAAGCATCCACGCGGCCTATTCCTGGTATCTTTTCAACGGGATGGGATACAAACATGACCCGATGTTTCATGGCCCATTTCTCTACTATGCGACGGCCCTGATCTATTTTCTTTTTGGAGTATCCGACTACACGGCCCGTGTTGCTCCAGCTTTCAGCGGAGTGGTTCTCGTCGGCTTACCTTATCTCCTGCGAGACAGATTAGGCCGGACTGGCGCGCTAGTAGCGGCGTTCCTGCTGGCGCTTTCGCCATCCATCCTTTATTACTCCCGTTCCTTGCGGCACGACATCTTTGCGGCCACCGCCACCCTCTCGTTAATGATATGTCTATGGCGCTACGTTGATGACAGACGACCGTTATGGCTGTACTTGGCGACCATATCCCTAGCCATCTCGTTTGCCAGTCATGAGCTAACTTATATCAGTGTCTTCATTCTGGGCAGTTTTTTGCTCCTGGTGGCCGGACCAACGCTGGTGACAGCCTTGGTGAGGGGCAAGCGTTCCCTTCTTTCACCCTATGCCGACTTTCTTATCCTGTTATCCGCTCTGATGGTCCCCCTTGGCACACCAACCGTGCTCTTAATCCAGCGTCGGATTGCTCCCACCACTGACGCCAATACTCTCTTGGCCATCACATTTTTCGTGCTTCTGTCCCTCGCATTCATTTTGGGGCTTTGGTGGAATAGGCGCATCTTCGGACGATGTGCGATCATCTTCTGGGTGATCTTTGCCCTGCTCTTCTCTAGTCTCTTCGTAAATCCGCCGGGTTTAATTTCCGGAGCTATCGGGTCATTGCAGTACTGGCTTAGCCAACAGGGTGTACGTCGGGGGGGACAGCCCTGGTTCTATTACTTGCTACTCCTGCCTCTATACGAATTCGTCCCCCTTCTATTCGGACTCACTGGAATCCTTTTGGCCATAGCGCGTCTTCCGATCACGCTGGTTCGCTGGCTTCAAAGGAGTCATCGTGAGCCCTTAACGCCCCTGCCCCAAGCCGAAATAACCGATAGCACCTCAGGGTATAACCTGTTCAGATGGTTCTTAGTTTACTGGTTTGTGTTGAGCCTGGTGATTTATAGCTGGGCGGGCGAGAAGATGCCCTGGCTGGTCATTCACATAACCATCCCTTTGGTGCTGCTGGCCGCCGACTTCGTTGGCCATATCTTGGAGACCACACCGTGGAAAGAAGCCGTAGCCAGGGGTGGTGTACTGCTTTCCATCGGTCTAATGTTGTTCATTTTCGCCCTACTCGGACTAGGAGGAGCGATACCACCAGCCTTATCACTGGCCCAACCGCTCCAAACGCTGCGTCAAACATTTCAATGCTTGGCCATCCTTCTTGTCGTAGCTATACTGGTGGGA comes from Chloroflexota bacterium and encodes:
- a CDS encoding energy-coupling factor transporter ATPase, which encodes MDVNTLIRVEGLWHTYLAGTPLETVALRGVDMEVKRGEAVGLIGPTGSGKSTLVQHFNGLLRPQRGKVYVDGQDLGAEDIDLRAIRRKVGLIFQYPEQQLFETMAGDDVAFGPRNLGLSQELIRQSVREAMELVGLNFEQFKDRYTFSLSSGEMRRLAIAGVLALQPEVLVMDEPTMGLDPQGRNQLLTMVKSFQRERGITVILVSHDMEEVAELVDHIYVIVEGRTVLHGPPRQVFSQARRLRSWGLTIPQVTAVFQELRSRGEPVRTDIITIDEAEREIWRILNSCGTSP
- a CDS encoding glycosyltransferase family 39 protein translates to MTEESTLPKRVQLDLSLEMVFYLVILSMAALLRFWGLGSWPLSPTEGDLSFQAWSLYRGHAALMERSPLLIYAQALIFFLFGANDASARVGTAMAGTALVMLPYLWRDYLGRVGALLASLLMALSPISLYYSRQAVPEVLAAFLTLLLVICLSRYLRDKTSQWLWLSAIAAGSLVAVGPSGYNSLIVLVVSGIGLWASARLPWMKTARTGTASLLESAIPLTREQASKWLLLSGGSLCLVITGGLSNLHGVQEGLIDPLGTWLVSISSGNFFSLQPVALLALLGYETLASVFGGATIIWRSSRDLLLAFLVWWTVTSFILMLAFGQVSLLFLVLLPLLLLASVTLSRLISELRPYLVLSRVALFLLLLLPPLLLVWFALNHFTLPGQRLGWEIILAILGLLMAAIGLAWWWFKEEIVPLGGLLLFGLLFTLHIHHSLGLNTQPTAATSTLLTRRVTSQDVRALTRQTDDVLAAAPAGMAVSIIVDTTYKEPLQWYLRDYKGVIFATKPVGDKAYVIIVPAGVGSPQGHYWGQQYQLSESQKISSLEFRRLWRWWMYQEPLWPEKYDNVVLWVKV
- a CDS encoding ECF transporter S component, which produces MTLTVRRIVVAGILAGIVILLGSTQWGFIPVPTPAQRATILHIPAIIGGIMEGWLVGAIIGTIFGIFSFLTSPNPIFKDPFVSILPRIFIGITAYLAYAPLRRLNQPLALGVAAAVGTLTNTILVLTMAVVRGYMPPSVALAVGITHGIPEVVVAIIVVVAVGLALMGVELGTRRSRL
- a CDS encoding DUF2298 domain-containing protein, which encodes MASLTIGHTLRGKGHSIALLGILILAAAFRYFGVNWDQSQHMHPDERQITMVALNLSLPWPPNWSNLVDPHLSTLNPHFFAYGSFPIYLLRLIALIASLANPNLDSYNYLNLVGRFISASFDLGIILVSYRLATIVYGRSVALLSAAFIALTVFHIQAAHFYAVDTLLTFFVLLSLLAALHVLRRPTISNSIFAGSSVGLALACKVSALPIIVPLVGAFLLASPPQHAEDLSQRRPSLPYLWHKIALLSLALTSTVVVFFITQPYALLDWTSYLSDVIYQNNMVRGIIDLPYTRQYVGTISYLYFLTNLTIWGMGPLLGSVAVAGTILVIVRGLRQPRQEEWLLLAWVIPYFLITGSFYAKFMRYLLPIMPLLSIYGAAALLWLRDRLKRQNPPLMLMVNAFIASVVLASLFYSLAFVSIYSRPLTRVTASRWIYEHIPPGSILSYEHWDDRLPFDLVVDGKHRASNEYKFLEMPLYEKDDQAKLYLIIRNLGQSDYIVFSSNRLYGSIPKSPERYPLTTRFYELLFDEKLGYHLKKVFTSYPGLFGLQLVDDWADESFTVYDHPKVLIFERTKMLSDEELREAFAPVLMKMDAELSGKKQGLLLTPAQLKTISTGGTYYKIFDRNGLENKLPILIWAVMIEVIGVAMLPLALAVFPNLSDGGYPFTKTIGLLILSWLTWISVSLGVWPNTRGTVFAIFIILTITGGCLGYMRRQALISFWRTKRGLILGYEAIFWIAFSLFVLIRLANPDLWHPYRGGEKPMDLAYLIATIKSASFPPYDPWFAGGYMNYYYFGQIIVATLIKLSGIIPTTAFNLVIPTLFALTFSGTFSLGYNISAGWIRAGRIPTFLSGLAAAIFATSIGNLGGALQIIAQVAHLGGGHGGEPLSAMVNHVLIGAWRLLSGVVPFSIPPDWYWVSSRIYPGATVNEFPLFTFLFADLHAHLIALPFTILLLGLVLNLVKGCTRGSATSAQRASISIISGQLPLLGILSLTLGGLFITNSWDFPTYLLISGVGLLTCWFAGARGGLRSLSVITAQIGAITLGSVLLYWPFHRSYQQFYFGLTRWNEPTDPRLYLVIHGLFLFIIGSYLLLRLALNSVSRKTIPVWEIVLASVVAVPLVLLQQTLIGLLSFLLILTLILAVQRNKPEEQFVLIMIGTGLVLSIFCELYAIKGDIGRMNTVFKLYLQVWILWAVASGACVMFLFRALPHSFSLRLPWFVGLGILLLASLVYPPLGTWSRLHDRFNTAIGLTLDGTVFMRHAVYHDERGTMCLHRDLEAITWIQDHISGTPVILEGHTPVYRWGGRVSIYTGLPTVLGWDWHQRQQRWGYQWMIDERLQDIQTMYSSISPEQTLPLLDKYDIHYIYVGDLERNYYPQAGLRKFDLMVGKQLDLVYNRDGVKIYKVRDRDWR
- a CDS encoding DUF2298 domain-containing protein, with protein sequence MADWEGIGIWFLTVQFVGLAVLPLSLRLFRNLPDKGYTLAKPLGILLSAYILWLGATFGILDNTRRTIIFLVIAIGLVCWWPAVTRRELITFWSNRRWIIASTEILFFIALVGWAMIRSFDPAIAATEKPMEFTYLNAILRSERFPPHDPWLSGHPISYYYFGYVMMAMLTRLASIPSSVSFNLSIALLFALTVGGSFSLAYNLARAFKEDRGAQNDVGDNSLGPIGCGLLAALFVAILGNLEGVVEILNSHGWLSLEAWRWLQIKDLPRPYISASWLPSDWLWWWRASRVIGTFDPVSGISYDYTINESPFFSFLLGDLHPHVLSLPFTLMGISLAFNLYRSRGEVTLAGLCHQSLALFLIALCLGGLAFLNTWDLPTYLFLITLSFVALQYRQQRRFDRTLVKNSLIFGAILLLLSIVLYTLFYFTFQSQASGIGIVGIHTKLRHFLLFWGPLLLPALSFLVINWCQRLFGLAKSEEMGIKRGMTLSTLGHSPLESRSILFWGSTALIVLLLILLGAPVLGVIYPLLIGTINLTIRLWNTRQSDPSTGITPLGNVDGQVVIRPMGNGPDEGGRSLPATGFVLLMLGTGMLLIFGCELLFVRDLFGNRMNTVFKLYYQSWLLLAIVAAFALYQLSTLIHISLHLAKRLAVLLLLALNLIVLMAGFVYPLAATISKSNGFLGHPTLDGLSYLAQTQPEEYQAITWLNDHISGAPVILEAAGPSFSLYARVSANTGLPTVLGWEFHEAQWRGSLAEVTSRKSDVETIYRTMDQALAKTLLKKYNVKYVYVGQLERQTYASAGPRALEKFDAFMDIVYKNPAVTIYHVKDDHE
- a CDS encoding energy-coupling factor transporter transmembrane protein EcfT: MENFEFLRNVTIGQYLPGHSLIHRLDPRTKILGTILLIGIITFSGSYTGNVILLATILALLFISGVSVSYALQGLRPALPFIIVLATLQLLFYGNYPAPSDQAQTLWHWSIVHITSTSIQIAVVSLFRLSELFLLISLLTFTTTATELTYGVESLLRPFTRLGFPAHELAMIITIALRFVPTLAEELERIMKAQASRGADFSPKGQLRFVKQTKQMIPLLIPLFINAFRRAEELIVAMEARCYAGGRGRTNLKHLQASRLDYWAILGLGLYALAMGIYKFSW